The Rhodanobacteraceae bacterium genome window below encodes:
- a CDS encoding IS630 family transposase codes for GMTPQRPIKRALEQRPADVERWLAVEYPQIQARAKAENAEIYWADETAVKQDTAWVRGYPPAGKTPVLPHTARWSHVTMISAVTNQGLVRFAFYPGAINTDRFIDFMDRLIQEAEGRKVFLILDNLRVHHARQVKEWLAERSECIEAFYLPSYTPEANSDEYLNRDLKAVLRSQELKRTTHDLWSAARAFMEVLQRTPERVRASFTHPWARHAR; via the coding sequence GGGGAATGACGCCTCAGCGTCCGATCAAGCGCGCGCTGGAGCAGCGGCCTGCGGACGTCGAGCGCTGGTTGGCGGTGGAGTACCCGCAGATCCAGGCCCGTGCGAAGGCAGAAAACGCTGAGATCTACTGGGCCGACGAGACTGCGGTGAAGCAAGATACCGCGTGGGTTCGCGGCTACCCGCCAGCCGGCAAGACCCCGGTTCTGCCGCACACAGCCCGCTGGTCGCACGTGACCATGATCTCGGCGGTGACCAACCAGGGATTGGTGCGCTTTGCCTTCTACCCCGGCGCGATCAACACCGACCGTTTCATCGACTTCATGGATCGACTGATCCAGGAAGCCGAAGGTCGCAAGGTCTTCCTGATTCTCGACAACCTGCGCGTGCATCACGCTCGACAGGTCAAGGAATGGCTTGCCGAGCGCAGCGAATGCATAGAGGCGTTCTATTTGCCGTCGTACACGCCCGAAGCCAATTCCGACGAATATCTGAACCGGGATTTGAAGGCGGTGCTGCGAAGCCAAGAACTCAAACGCACCACACACGACCTCTGGAGCGCCGCACGCGCTTTCATGGAAGTTCTGCAGCGCACCCCTGAGCGCGTTCGTGCCTCCTTCACCCATCCGTGGGCTCGCCATGCTCGCTGA